The Desulfolucanica intricata genome includes a region encoding these proteins:
- a CDS encoding peptidoglycan DD-metalloendopeptidase family protein, whose amino-acid sequence MDITTALKTAEILALKKNRKKLINAAVAIVLILMLVMVLIFVSVITVVSGMLGISTGFRSGAPSSIAKNEIPSELIPIFLAAQEKYDVSWAVLAAICKVETGFGQNVEVSSAGAIGFMQFMPSTWEYYKQDGNGDGIYDPDNPWDAIFSDIPAPTGTPVIAAASGHVTMARTNGGYGLCVEVTNESCMMVYAHLSGLGVHEGDDVEVGQVIGFVGSTGNSTGPHLHFGVYVNGVATNPDEWLEIIQAGS is encoded by the coding sequence TTGGACATTACCACTGCTCTAAAGACAGCAGAGATCTTAGCTTTAAAGAAAAATCGCAAAAAACTTATTAATGCTGCTGTAGCAATAGTTCTGATTCTCATGCTGGTAATGGTACTAATATTTGTATCTGTAATAACTGTTGTTTCAGGGATGCTTGGAATATCAACCGGGTTTAGGTCCGGTGCACCGTCAAGCATTGCAAAGAATGAAATACCATCTGAGTTAATACCCATATTTTTAGCTGCTCAAGAAAAGTATGATGTTTCATGGGCTGTTTTAGCGGCTATTTGTAAAGTGGAAACAGGTTTTGGCCAAAATGTTGAGGTATCTTCAGCAGGGGCTATCGGTTTTATGCAGTTTATGCCGTCCACATGGGAGTACTATAAGCAGGACGGTAACGGTGACGGAATATACGACCCGGATAACCCCTGGGATGCCATATTTTCGGATATTCCTGCACCCACAGGCACACCTGTAATTGCAGCTGCAAGCGGTCACGTAACCATGGCACGCACCAATGGAGGTTATGGACTTTGTGTTGAGGTAACGAACGAATCTTGTATGATGGTTTATGCACATTTATCAGGCTTAGGGGTTCATGAAGGTGATGATGTTGAGGTTGGCCAGGTTATCGGCTTTGTTGGGTCTACAGGTAATTCTACCGGGCCACATCTGCACTTTGGTGTTTATGTTAATGGTGTTGCAACTAATCCTGATGAGTGGTTAGAAATAATACAAGCAGGGAGCTAA
- a CDS encoding IS3 family transposase (programmed frameshift) yields MTRYSEEFKYSIIKRMMPPNNESVSAISRETGVPEATLHGWKKKARANGIAVPGGEPEAERWSTQDKFLIVVETASLSEIEMAEYCRSKGLYVEQVEAWRDACMQANGGIAKQAAQLQKDLRQKDRELKDLQKELKRKEAALAETAALLVLRKKAPGDLGGLRGRLISVSDRQKAILLIKEAVADGAREKAACKELGITQRTLQRWRSRLSPIEDQRKHAKRPAPANKLSLDERKAIIKIANQPEFKSLPPSQIVPRLADQGIYIASESTFYRVLKENNMQHHRGRAKKPSSKPISTHCATGPNQVWMWDITWIPGPARGIYFYLYLILDLFSRKIIAWDIWTEESSKNASILVRRGIMSEGRTLVNQPLVLHSDNGSPMKGASLLETLYQLGITPSRSRPRVSNDNPYAESIFRTCKYRPDYPAKGFATLTEARRWVLSFTKWYNQEHRHSGLNFLTPNQRHNGLSKQILEQRKRVYEEAKSKHPERWSGQIRDWTLNEIVWLNPERVEAKSESESK; encoded by the exons ATGACAAGATACAGCGAAGAATTCAAGTATTCAATTATCAAAAGAATGATGCCCCCCAATAATGAATCCGTTAGTGCCATTTCGAGAGAAACAGGTGTCCCTGAGGCAACGCTGCACGGATGGAAGAAAAAAGCCAGAGCTAATGGTATAGCAGTTCCAGGTGGTGAACCTGAGGCAGAAAGATGGAGCACCCAAGATAAATTTCTTATAGTTGTTGAAACAGCTTCCTTAAGCGAGATTGAAATGGCAGAATACTGCCGTTCCAAGGGTCTATATGTTGAACAGGTTGAGGCTTGGCGGGATGCCTGTATGCAGGCCAATGGTGGTATTGCCAAACAAGCTGCTCAACTACAAAAGGATCTTCGCCAAAAGGATCGTGAACTCAAAGATCTCCAAAAGGAACTTAAACGAAAGGAAGCTGCACTTGCTGAAACTGCTGCACTATTAGTTCTGAGAAAAAAGGCGC CAGGCGATTTGGGGGGACTACGAGGACGACTGATCAGTGTCTCAGATCGCCAAAAAGCCATTTTACTGATCAAAGAAGCCGTTGCCGACGGAGCTAGGGAAAAAGCGGCTTGTAAGGAACTTGGAATCACCCAGCGTACTCTACAGCGTTGGAGAAGCCGATTATCACCCATCGAAGACCAGCGAAAACATGCTAAACGCCCAGCACCGGCGAACAAACTTAGCTTAGATGAAAGGAAAGCCATCATAAAAATTGCAAATCAACCTGAGTTCAAGAGCTTGCCACCAAGTCAAATCGTGCCACGACTAGCTGATCAAGGTATTTATATAGCTTCGGAATCTACATTTTACAGAGTGTTGAAAGAGAATAATATGCAACACCATCGAGGAAGAGCAAAAAAACCAAGCTCAAAACCTATTTCAACACATTGTGCCACTGGTCCAAATCAAGTTTGGATGTGGGATATTACTTGGATTCCAGGACCAGCTAGGGGTATTTATTTCTACCTATATCTGATTCTAGATTTGTTCAGTCGGAAGATTATTGCTTGGGATATTTGGACTGAAGAATCCTCTAAAAACGCCAGCATACTGGTTAGGCGTGGCATAATGTCTGAAGGACGCACATTAGTTAACCAACCATTGGTGTTACATTCAGACAACGGCAGCCCTATGAAAGGGGCATCCCTACTGGAAACACTCTATCAGTTGGGGATAACTCCATCTAGAAGCCGCCCGAGAGTGAGCAATGATAATCCTTATGCGGAATCCATTTTCCGCACTTGTAAATACCGCCCTGATTATCCTGCCAAAGGATTTGCCACGCTGACTGAAGCAAGGCGATGGGTGCTTTCATTTACCAAATGGTACAATCAGGAACACCGACACAGTGGTCTTAATTTTCTGACCCCAAATCAAAGACATAACGGCCTCTCAAAACAAATTCTGGAGCAGAGAAAACGAGTTTATGAAGAGGCTAAATCAAAGCATCCGGAGAGATGGTCAGGCCAAATCAGAGATTGGACATTAAATGAAATTGTTTGGCTTAATCCTGAACGTGTTGAAGCAAAATCAGAATCAGAATCTAAGTAA
- a CDS encoding nucleotidyltransferase domain-containing protein — MVRKESEIINEISRLAQSLNKNIKVDSVILFGSYAKGTADKDSDVDIAVISPEFGRNPLKDKQLVYRTIVKENIEPYFEIHTFTPSELKNSSNYFISEIRSTGKKIWTDSMLD, encoded by the coding sequence ATGGTTAGAAAAGAATCTGAAATTATAAATGAAATAAGTAGATTAGCCCAATCTCTTAATAAAAATATTAAGGTAGATTCTGTTATTCTCTTTGGTTCCTATGCAAAAGGTACTGCCGATAAAGATAGTGACGTTGATATTGCTGTAATCTCTCCTGAGTTTGGTCGTAACCCCTTAAAGGATAAGCAACTAGTTTACAGAACCATTGTTAAGGAAAATATTGAACCTTATTTTGAAATTCATACATTTACCCCCAGCGAACTTAAGAATAGTAGTAATTATTTTATTTCAGAAATTCGTTCAACAGGTAAAAAGATTTGGACAGATTCAATGCTCGACTAA
- a CDS encoding HEPN domain-containing protein gives MIYEVLGSLILKSLRINKEYYLECGFFCHLAIEKMFKALILHNTKVVPPKSHNLIFLAKKSGILIKLDESMKDLIADLQPFNIEGRYPEDRRRILENTPKRVFHEILNKTQEGAKWLEKNLKL, from the coding sequence ATGATTTATGAGGTATTAGGCTCGCTTATACTGAAGTCCCTTAGAATAAACAAAGAATATTATTTAGAATGTGGCTTTTTTTGTCACCTTGCTATAGAAAAAATGTTTAAAGCTTTAATATTACATAATACCAAAGTTGTTCCACCAAAAAGTCACAATCTAATTTTTCTTGCTAAAAAGTCAGGAATTCTTATCAAATTAGATGAATCAATGAAGGATTTAATAGCTGATTTACAGCCATTTAATATTGAAGGGCGTTATCCCGAGGATAGAAGAAGAATATTGGAAAATACCCCTAAAAGAGTATTTCATGAAATCCTAAATAAAACACAGGAGGGGGCAAAATGGTTAGAAAAGAATCTGAAATTATAA
- a CDS encoding site-specific integrase — protein MLAVTGIRLGEVLGLQWHDVDFENGTITIKRAVDCRNRYIKETKTTESVRTLLLDTETLAVLTVHKEQQIKKGNASLLKEDTLMFPASDGRPLIEGAIRKTMNRVLKKAGLEHIRVHDLRHTAGSILLDEGVPLTTVSAFLGHSTPATTASVYAHAIRKGESIAKFLDANKISNKESKKP, from the coding sequence TTGCTAGCAGTTACAGGAATAAGACTTGGTGAAGTATTAGGCCTTCAATGGCATGATGTAGATTTTGAAAATGGTACCATTACAATTAAACGTGCAGTTGATTGCCGGAACCGTTATATTAAGGAAACAAAAACAACTGAAAGTGTCCGTACATTATTACTTGATACTGAAACATTAGCAGTACTTACAGTACATAAGGAACAGCAGATAAAAAAAGGAAATGCGAGTCTACTAAAAGAAGATACACTAATGTTTCCTGCATCCGATGGACGGCCTCTTATTGAAGGAGCTATTCGCAAAACCATGAACAGGGTGCTTAAAAAAGCCGGACTTGAACATATTCGTGTTCATGACCTTCGACATACTGCAGGTTCAATTCTTTTAGACGAAGGTGTTCCACTAACAACAGTATCTGCTTTTTTAGGGCACAGTACTCCGGCAACTACAGCTTCCGTTTATGCTCATGCTATAAGAAAAGGTGAAAGCATAGCAAAATTTTTAGATGCAAATAAAATATCAAACAAGGAATCTAAAAAACCATGA
- the istB gene encoding IS21-like element helper ATPase IstB, producing the protein MEQLTTQLKSQLASLKISEAATILDGLLLEAQAESYSYQQFLSKLVNHELKIREEKQTKKRLKLAAFSEYKTLDDFNIAEQRSLSQKQLNQLRELVWMEQAYSLIFLGPSGVGKTHLAIGLGVEAINRGYKVTFTEMNDLIHLLKTQEISRLSKSKVKRIIASDMVIIDDLMFMAMDKNEANLFFQLINKLYGQSSIVITSNKGPEEWGEILGDPAITVAILDRIIHKSEVIHLTGDSYRIKHRKNIFGNN; encoded by the coding sequence ATGGAACAATTAACTACTCAGTTAAAAAGTCAACTTGCATCATTAAAAATATCTGAGGCTGCTACTATATTAGATGGTTTATTACTTGAAGCTCAAGCAGAATCATACTCCTATCAACAGTTTTTAAGTAAGCTTGTTAACCATGAATTAAAAATACGGGAGGAAAAACAAACGAAAAAGCGGCTTAAGCTAGCTGCTTTTTCGGAATATAAAACCCTCGATGACTTTAATATCGCTGAACAAAGGTCTCTTAGTCAGAAACAATTAAATCAATTGAGAGAATTAGTTTGGATGGAACAAGCCTACAGCCTAATTTTTTTAGGCCCAAGTGGCGTCGGTAAAACCCACCTTGCTATAGGGCTTGGAGTAGAAGCAATTAATCGTGGCTATAAGGTAACATTTACTGAGATGAATGATCTTATCCACTTACTTAAAACACAAGAAATTTCTCGGTTATCGAAGTCAAAGGTAAAGCGTATTATTGCCAGTGATATGGTAATTATCGATGATCTGATGTTCATGGCAATGGATAAGAATGAAGCCAACTTATTTTTTCAGCTAATTAATAAGCTTTATGGCCAATCTTCCATCGTAATAACTTCAAACAAAGGACCCGAAGAATGGGGAGAAATTCTTGGGGATCCGGCCATAACTGTTGCTATCTTAGATCGAATTATCCACAAGAGTGAGGTGATACATTTAACAGGTGATAGTTACAGAATTAAACACCGAAAAAACATTTTTGGAAATAATTAG
- the istA gene encoding IS21 family transposase produces the protein MELRERWSMYHKIQNLKALGLKVSQIARHLGVDRRTVSKYIDATPEEVHNMNESSKIRTKKLDFYKRETFNWLKKFPDLSSAQVYDWLKENFQVENVCEPTVGNYVRQLRKEYDIPKVVQKREYEAIEDPPMGHQIQVDFGEKSLKDFNGNWVKLRFITFVLSHSRYKYLEWLDRPYTTADVICAHENAFAFFGGIPREIVYDQDHLILVSENHGDLILTQEFTNYLRKRSFRIYMCRKGDPESKGKVENVVGYVKKNFAHNRTFYNLSKLNEQSLQWLTRTGNGKKHNTTKKIPAEVFLEEKKYLQPVTEKINILFDKPSITRTVRKDNTIIYKSNRYSLPLGTYKDKKENKVLLVKTENNTILLVDKETGEKLAEHPICFEKGKLVKNTNHGRDRSKGIQSYIKEVATLLDNTPQVQEFLNAIHTHKNRYIRDQLQLIKQNIASVDKQIIREALDYCLKNKLFSASEFSDALKHYQNLIKIPTDNTTATTCTDINPLHEVDRSKMKTKPEVRSINEYKKILCG, from the coding sequence ATGGAACTAAGAGAAAGGTGGAGTATGTATCACAAAATTCAGAATTTGAAAGCATTAGGTTTAAAAGTATCACAAATAGCTAGACATTTGGGGGTGGATAGGAGAACGGTAAGTAAGTATATAGATGCAACACCAGAAGAAGTTCATAATATGAACGAGAGCAGCAAAATAAGAACTAAAAAACTTGATTTCTACAAAAGGGAAACATTTAATTGGCTTAAAAAATTTCCTGATTTATCATCAGCTCAAGTTTATGACTGGCTTAAAGAAAATTTCCAGGTTGAAAATGTTTGTGAACCAACAGTGGGCAACTATGTGCGGCAGTTAAGAAAAGAATATGACATTCCTAAAGTTGTTCAAAAAAGGGAATATGAAGCCATTGAAGATCCTCCAATGGGTCATCAAATACAGGTAGATTTTGGTGAGAAAAGCCTTAAAGATTTTAATGGAAATTGGGTTAAGTTAAGGTTTATCACATTTGTTTTATCCCATTCACGATACAAATACCTGGAATGGTTGGACAGGCCGTACACAACAGCAGATGTTATCTGTGCTCACGAAAATGCCTTTGCCTTCTTTGGCGGTATCCCAAGAGAGATTGTTTACGATCAGGATCATCTTATTTTAGTGAGTGAAAATCATGGTGATTTAATTCTTACCCAAGAATTTACGAATTATCTAAGGAAAAGGTCCTTTAGAATTTATATGTGTCGCAAAGGAGATCCTGAATCTAAAGGAAAGGTTGAGAATGTGGTGGGCTATGTAAAGAAGAATTTTGCTCACAATCGCACCTTCTACAACTTGAGCAAACTTAACGAACAAAGTCTACAGTGGCTTACCCGAACAGGTAACGGTAAAAAGCACAATACCACAAAGAAAATACCGGCGGAAGTATTCTTAGAAGAAAAAAAATATCTCCAACCGGTAACAGAAAAAATTAATATCCTTTTTGATAAGCCCAGTATAACAAGGACGGTAAGAAAAGACAACACAATAATTTACAAAAGCAACCGGTACTCTCTACCTTTGGGTACCTACAAAGATAAAAAAGAAAACAAGGTGCTTCTTGTAAAAACAGAAAATAATACAATTTTACTTGTGGATAAAGAAACCGGGGAAAAACTAGCAGAGCATCCCATTTGTTTTGAAAAAGGCAAACTTGTTAAAAACACCAATCATGGCCGGGATCGTTCTAAAGGTATTCAAAGCTATATAAAAGAGGTTGCCACACTTCTAGATAATACCCCTCAAGTTCAAGAATTTCTCAACGCTATTCACACCCACAAAAATCGCTATATACGGGATCAATTACAATTAATCAAGCAAAATATTGCCAGTGTGGATAAACAAATAATAAGGGAAGCATTAGATTACTGCTTAAAAAATAAACTCTTTAGTGCTTCTGAATTTAGTGATGCCTTAAAACATTATCAAAATCTTATAAAAATACCGACTGACAATACAACAGCTACAACCTGTACAGACATTAATCCACTACATGAGGTAGACCGCAGTAAAATGAAAACCAAGCCAGAAGTAAGAAGTATAAATGAATACAAAAAAATTCTTTGCGGGTGA
- a CDS encoding LysM peptidoglycan-binding domain-containing protein, with amino-acid sequence MSNDKFTRAKTPVSGEIPRPPQKCDGQLYKVKPTQTVFSIARKFGVTVEDILAANPQIVNRDIIFVGQVICIPTREPKPVCDLRVLTLSFLTEDGQPLPVINGAVQLNARVIVRPTFNRPVSRAFFFLEPTGTETCELASLIGVDCPSAVTGVAEILWEVPPGTLGRVFVVACINSCCAKSDEFLVVRNS; translated from the coding sequence TTGAGTAATGATAAGTTTACACGCGCGAAAACTCCTGTATCAGGAGAAATCCCGCGACCACCCCAAAAATGCGACGGTCAACTTTATAAAGTAAAACCTACCCAGACAGTCTTCAGTATTGCTCGCAAATTCGGAGTAACAGTTGAGGATATTCTTGCTGCGAACCCACAGATCGTAAACCGAGATATTATCTTTGTAGGTCAAGTAATATGCATCCCCACCAGAGAACCCAAACCTGTTTGTGATCTTCGTGTGCTTACACTAAGTTTCTTGACAGAGGATGGTCAACCGCTGCCCGTGATAAACGGAGCTGTCCAGCTTAATGCCCGTGTAATTGTACGGCCCACATTCAATCGTCCGGTTTCCCGAGCCTTCTTTTTCCTCGAACCTACCGGCACTGAAACCTGTGAACTTGCTAGTCTCATCGGTGTTGATTGTCCCAGTGCTGTTACAGGTGTTGCTGAGATTCTTTGGGAGGTACCCCCAGGTACTTTGGGCCGTGTTTTTGTTGTGGCATGCATTAATAGTTGCTGTGCAAAATCTGATGAGTTCCTTGTTGTCCGGAATTCTTAA
- a CDS encoding UTRA domain-containing protein, with amino-acid sequence MKTFEVHAATIQQAVNALIAEGMVISSGSSSTRRTVYKPPERSVRNSGFLTETGDRGLQEILELKIINAVDEIPEAVMKYFSLPVLKYITRQFRDNIPVAISEAYLPNNLPLEEFQEVLKDPSVELYGLMKKHGFNPTACRETLVISSPNQEEQELLQLSRLTSCPVVRITRLVYDPKHNLLEYCLLVDRADCYEFHYEFPLMV; translated from the coding sequence ATGAAAACATTCGAAGTTCATGCAGCCACAATTCAGCAGGCTGTTAACGCACTAATTGCAGAGGGAATGGTCATATCGAGTGGCAGTAGCAGTACCCGGCGCACTGTCTACAAACCACCGGAACGATCTGTTCGTAATTCCGGATTTCTTACAGAGACCGGTGACCGGGGCCTACAGGAAATATTGGAACTAAAAATTATTAATGCTGTTGATGAAATACCGGAGGCTGTGATGAAATATTTCAGTCTTCCAGTTCTTAAGTATATAACCCGGCAGTTTAGGGACAATATTCCTGTTGCTATTTCTGAAGCATATTTACCCAATAACTTACCTTTAGAGGAATTTCAAGAAGTTCTAAAGGATCCGTCTGTTGAACTTTATGGACTTATGAAAAAGCATGGTTTTAATCCAACAGCCTGTAGAGAAACTCTTGTAATTTCATCCCCTAATCAAGAAGAACAAGAATTGCTTCAACTGTCGCGTCTTACTTCCTGTCCGGTGGTAAGAATAACAAGACTCGTTTACGACCCGAAGCACAATTTACTTGAATACTGCCTACTGGTAGATCGAGCGGACTGCTATGAGTTTCACTATGAGTTTCCTTTAATGGTTTAA